The sequence below is a genomic window from Tachysurus vachellii isolate PV-2020 chromosome 2, HZAU_Pvac_v1, whole genome shotgun sequence.
catatatttatatactcaTATAGTAacatatttcaattcaattgtgGTTATGATGAAAATTATAAGACACTCGGATACAAAATAAATGGTCAAATGGAATAGAGACATAATAGAGTAATAATCGAAATAAGATAAATGGACAAAAGGGATAGAGCTGCAACAATGAGTAATAATGTCTAATTTTATACCTTCATTATCAGcagaataattacattttaaaaatgaccaaCATGTTTCCTGTggagttcaattcaattctattcgaTTTATTTCTTTAGCACGTTTAACATTtctcattgtctcaaagcagctttacagaagtaaagaatttatccctaatgatcatttatccctaatgacatttatccctaatgatcaagactgaggtgatggtggtgaggaaaaactccctgagatgtcatgaggaagaaaccttgagaggaaccagactcagaagtgaacctcatcctcatctggtgaCACTTTACAGTAATAATTAGTTCCCAACTCCATCTTTCTGTGTTGTGACATGAGGTCATGTTAAATCCAGAGCATATTTTGTTACTTACACACTAGAACCCACTTAATAAAGTGATCAGTAAACACATGGATTCCTGTTAGGGTTTAATTTCACATCGCACACCAGTCGCTCGTCAATATTTACCAGTTTAGCCGTCgtgtctccatcagtgaacagctgATAACTTCATGTTTAACCCTCTGCTTAACCTTCCTGCTTACACGAGTAGACTTTTTTAACcatacagttatagaagggtAATGATGGATGTTTGCTTTTGTTCCTCTCCAGGTTCTTAGGGAGTTGTTCCTGAGTCCACCGTGACGTCCGTCTTACCATTTATTCGACGAGAAAGCAAAATACGAGACGTCtcaaagaagaaacagaagaaggagGAGTTATTAAGagcaatttttattaataatgatagaTTTGCCAAATATACACCTAATATATGAGTctgattattaaatgttatacagatatataacaaaaaaaaactggaattAGTTTGGTTTATTAAGAACAGGGTTCACATGAGTCACGGTCAGTCCAGTACGGATCTCTTAGAGTTTCAGCTTCACATGGTGAAAACCGTTCAACTCCTTCCAGTAAAACCGGGTTTGATTGTGTGACCCTGCAGCTTCACGGCCTGGTTTTAAACATGGAGATGAAGCCTGCGGATTACAGGACAGCTGAGGTCGATTATACACAGCAACGATCCTCATAACATGATTAAATTTAccctgatttcattttttttcctttttatttttttgagaatgtaaatagaaaaaaaaattccttttaccttccacaggaaaaaaaagattaagtaGTAGATTgcaaaaatgttaaagtttaattcTTCTGTTTGGAAACATTTCAAAGGTaagatggatttatttattttacagaaattaaACTAGTTCTAAAGGCAAAATCCAGTCTAGCAAAATCATTAAAGTGCTCTGAGCACCAGCGCAAATGTCAGTCAGGTGCAACCATtcaaaaatttataataataataataataataataataataataataagagagaATAAGATTTCAAACTAAATTACGGATGAACGGATTAGTTCACAGCAGGAAGGTTGATTTACAAATCATACAGTATTTTTCCACTTCAGtgcatgaataaaaataaatgctgtaaatgtaagagcaGGACTGAACACTGAAAACTGGAATGCAAACAAAATCCTAGATTTAACGCCACATGGTACAGAACAAACGCATCGTAGCTTGAAACCGGCCCACGGCCTTTTTCCTTCTTGCATACGGACGTCTCGACTGCTTTGATGTCCTTGCAACGTTAATACATTCCTGAGAGCGAGACAGGAGCCAGAGAATTAGACACACAGGTAGATTTGTCAACTTTGTCCGAAGACGTCGTCGTTccaattttgcttttttttttctccttcagagCTCGCCTTTCTTCTCGGGGGAGTTTTGGGGGACGTGCAAAAAACGTGCCCTTGTTCTGTTTAAACTGACAGGAATGTGAGATCGGGGTTTTCAGACTTTCGAGTCCAACATGGCGGCAGTCGTTCAGCATAAGACAAGGACATGAGACATATTACATATCTGTTCCAAACAAAACTCTACTGCCAAAAGAACAAGTTCcagatttttgttttcaataaaaaagcagaacaaaagcaaaagaaacGAATCATATCAGCTCTGAGATGAGGAACAACATTTCACAGACTCGTATACAGTGATTACGCACCTACATGAGAATCTCTAGAAAATTAGCAATGCCCTAAAActtaaaaaggatttaaaaataaaagctgcaacagaattttgttaatatataaatataataaaaaatgaaagaataaagaaaaaaaaaaatagctgtcCTGGTCTGAGAATCCTGGTCTTGATGTTTTGATATAAATCATTTctccattttttctttattcctctgGGCTTCAGCTTTCTGCGTGgttacatcacaaaaaaatataagaacGTATTTATACGCGGGaattaatgtgtaaaaaaaatcaccacagGCAGGGGTCATTATGGCAGCACGGCATAAAGGAACAAACTCTTAGCATCGGCAGACGTCAATAAGCAACTCtacataaaaaatgaattaaaatcaaTACGAATTAAATACGAGCTAATAACAGAGATGGGGTTAAGACGCTGTGGTGTGCAAAGGTGAGAGAATTTAATTTCTGCCATCgcgaggaaaaaaataaaagatactATGCATAACTATGCAATGGATTTACCTGAGAAAACactttatagaaaaataaaagaggaaaaaaaaacccaggcgCGTAAAGAGCAACTAGAACACCAAGCTTTTTCAAACAGGTTACTTCATCATAGTCCACGTAGTGCAGGACCTGAATAAGGGAGAGAGGAATGAAAGAGTAGCTACAACTTTATAAATGTCCTCTCTGATGAGATGAGCAGTGTGTTATGGCTGAAGAACCATGAGGAGAACCTTTCAGTCATCCAGTATCTGCTGCAGGACCTTCAGCAGGTTCCTCAGGCCGTAGATGTAGCCGTGGTCGTGGACCTCGCTGGGGAAGACATGGGCAAAGTCGATCATTCGGACCTCCACCTCGGGCAGCTCCTGCACTCTGGTCTCCTGTTCGCAGGCGTCGCTTGGAGTGAGGAGGTCATGCCACGCGCTGTTGTCCTGCGTGCTGGGATGGTGGCTCTTGTGCAGGGTGTACATGGTGGAGAGGCTCTGCTcgatgttgttgttgtactCCAGAACCCCTTTGTTCTTCTGCAGGCTCAGAGTGCCGGGTTTGTCCTCTGGGGCCGAGGGAAGGCCCTCATAGACGAACAGTAGGGAGCTGGCATAAAAGTTCAACTGCCTCTGCTTCTCGAACCAGCGCAGGATGCTTTGGACCTTGGCGACGCTGGCAGTAATAACGTCGCGCCGAAGGCGGTCGCCGTTGTAGAAGAACTTACACAGGCCTGTGTTTAAGGGAGACATGATGGAGGTTAGAGGCTGGAGACAGAACCCTGGGATTGTGTCATTATTTGCAGTAACGATAATGTCGAAGTAATGAAGAGAGCAAAGttccagaatgcaatgcagcaGCACACGCCTAATTACACCAGACACTCAAGACAGACAGTGATTTATGTAATATTCGCCCAGAAATCTAAGCGTTTGGAGGCCTGTCAGCATACAGAGGAGGAGGGGaggtgagagagaaggagaggaaaagaaatgatTACGCAGAAACGCTGCTGCATCACTCGTTTCAGATGGAGGGTGAAGCGAGGGCTGAATCTCACACGGTAATGATGGCTGAACGGCATTGTGGGTAACGTTGGTACTGAGGATTTCATGTCAGTTCTAAACACCATGTGACTTGTTCGAGATGGACTGTTCCTTTAAATAGCATGAGAACATATTCAAATACTTTAAGGAGGAACACGAATGAATATCTTACCATCTTTGACAGTATCCTTCATCAGACCACGTCCATAATGCTGGTCATAAGTGTCAAAGCTGTCCAGGCCCACGTTgtacacctaaacacacacacacacacacacacagacacaggcacacacagacacaggcacacacagacacaggcacacacagacacaggcacacacacagacacagagagagagagactgagaacaGAATAGTTGGGCTGTAAACTGTTTTATTAGATGACATGTCGCCCTCTTGTGGAGACTAAAAGATATAACACTTAGTTTACCAATTTAAGGAATAAATAAGCAAAGAAAATCGGAAAAAGCCAAATCAATATAGATACTCTACAAATCTCTGGCTGTAAAGAGACAGGGAAAAATCTCTGGACTTCCAACCAACTCAGTGGTGTAATTCCCAGTAATTACTCATGTTGCTCTAAAACGGTTTGAAGCTTAAACAGTTTCTTCCGTGATTACTGACAAAGTACAAACGTCCTGAGACAAGATGAAGGCTttcacacgctcagacacagcTATGGGTGCAGTCAAGACATTGAGGCTGACATCATtgacaaatatatttatgtaaacacacacacacccacaaaaacagatatatacatataatttgattgagtgtgtgtttgtgtgtatacaatCCTAAATTATTAGGAACCACATTCAGCAACCGGGTCGCTGTGTGTtcggagatgcttttctgttcacactgttgtagagtgattatttgagttctGTTCATCCTTCTGTTGAGTCCTGAGGTCACGTTTTCCCCAATCTGAtgtctgataataataataataataataataataataataataataataatgggggcacggtggcttagtggttagcacgttcgcctcacacctccagggtcggggtttgattcccacctccaccttgtgtgtgtggagtttgcatgttctccccgtgcctcgggggtttccggtttcctcccccggtccaaagacatgcatggtaggttgattggcatctctggaaaattgtccctagtgtgtgattgtgtgagtgaatgagagtgtgtgtgtgccctgcaatgggttggcactccgtccagggtgtatcctgccttgatgccccgatgacgcctgagataggcacaggctccctgtgacccaaggtagttcagataagcagtagaaaatgagtgagagagagagataataataataacacttttGATCCATGTCTACATGCGTTTATCTCCTGAGGAGCAGTGGAGGCTCAAGTgtttaaagctctgggttggtgatcagaggatcagggttcaagccccagcactgctaaagctgccactgttgggcccttgaacaaggcccttaaccatctctGCTCCAGCTGtttcatgactgaccctgtgctctgaccacaacctccaaagttggaatGCGTGTATgaagtatttcactgtgctgtaatgtagatgtgacaataaataaaggcttctgttctattctaggtttgtatgaataaacaaatatacaggGGTCCTAATAAACTGGACAGTgatgtgtccatgtgtgtatatatgtatatataaataaagagagattaattttgttttacattgtGATTCTTTTCATCGGCGTGTGATAATAACGTGTGAGAACCTTCAGATGTGGCACTTTAAAGGAACCACTTCACTGTGATGCTGTGAGAAGGACATGACACAGCccccataaataaaaaatagcagcAGGCCAAACACAACCTGTCAGACGAGCTCAGAAGCTTCGAGTACGCGTTTCCTCTTAGGATATTAAAAACGGCTCAGTCCCACATAACTGAGACGGCTGTTGTGTAAACCTCGAGATGGGCGGCGGATAAGGACAAAAGAGCCTGTAGGTGAGTCTACAAGCCTGACGAGGACTCCAGGGGCGGTCGGCAGAGCTGAAGGATGATTACAGAAGGTCTCTCAGGCCTGCCGGAGTGATAAGTTCATCCTGTCAGACGGATAAgacgcacacattcacacagaataCTGACAATCAGCGCCAGGTCCAAACGCTAACGGCGGTTCggctgatttaaaaaacaaaagatagaTCTGTTTCCATGAGGATTCATAATTTATTAGCCCATTACTTGCAGCACAGAGATGAGCTGGATGACTCCAATATGTTATGCAACACAAAACGCTGAAACTGTGAACTCCATCTGCTGTGTAGGAAaggggtcaaaaaaaaaaataaaaaataaaaaaaaacaaaacagaaaagaactAACGGTGGACCGCAATCCGGACCCTTCTCTAAACCGGAGAGATTTTATTCAGAgaattttccttctttttctctctagtTTAATTTGACGTGAAGCCGCtgctcattaaaataatttaaaacttcAACGAcggaaattaaaaaatacatgttttaagCCGTTTGTACGGAGAAAACCGTGTTTATTCTTCATTCAGCTCATTTATCCTCATTGATGTGTTGTCTGTTCAGACTCCATGGCGCTGGTCCAAAGTAGTAACGTGAAGCGCTTgtggaaaacaaaacataaccacaTCCATGTCTTATTTATAGCCATCGACtaataattaatgtttaaacGCTAAAAGGTAAATGTTGACGTCGGGTCGAGTCGTGATACTAAGAAGGGAATTTAGGTTTTAGACGatgttttaaatctgctttagaCAGAACTTAATGGTGTATGAACTCTTTAATATCACTTTGAATATCAGACTCTATCCAATAATCTAACATTTGACATCCTCACAGTAACCAAACCGACTCCACGGTGAGAAACACACAACAATCGGCGTTCCACACGTCCAAAATATTCTCTTCTGTGGATTTAAGAAGAGAAGCTAATGTTGTCCTGTATGAGCTCAGTGTATAAATCATCTGACTGGTTAAAGTGCTGTTTAATCCATCTGTGCTTCTGTGATTCAGTTCACTCAAGCAGTTgacaggtgaacacacacacacacacatacgtctGTCTGTGACTATATTTGTCTTTCAGAGCTGTTTGAGGAATCAAGACCATCAGGTTTTTGATGATGGTGAGTCATTGTGCTCTGCCACAGGGTTTGATTTGCATCAGATTACTTATCttgtttttccatttccatAAAACTCATTTGTCCAGTTCAGAAAACTGCACAGCGCACCTGAAGAGCTCCACTGGTGTAGTGTAGGGTGGTGTGGTGTGGGGTTAGTGTGGGGTGGTGTGGGGTTCCTATAGGGTGGTGTGAGGTGCTGTGGGGTAGGGTGGGGTTACTGTAGGGTGGTGTGAGGTAGTatggggtggggttactgtATGGTGGCATGGTGTGGGGTAATGTGGGGTTAGTGTGGGGTGGTGTGGGGTTAGTGTGGTGTGGGGTAATGTGGGGTTAGTGTAGGGTGGTGTGAGGTAGTGTGGGGTGGTGTGGGGTAGGGTGGTGTGTGGTTAGTGTGGTGTGGGGTAATGTGGGGTTAGTGTGGGGTTAGTGTAAGGTGGTGTGGTGTGGGGTTAGTGTAGGGTGGTGTGGGGTTAACTGTAGGGTGGTGTGAGGTAGTGTGGGGTAGGGTGGGGTGGTGTGTGGTTAGTGTAAAAAAGGCTAATTAAACATAGTGttactttattattcattatgaaAACATTGACAGGGCTGAAAACTTTTCTGAAGAATTAAGATGCTCTTGTTAAAGCACTGATCTGATCGTCTCCAATAAAATCCCCTTATAAGCTGTAGGAAAATATCAGATGCTGTTCAGTCTCCAAATTCATTTAGGAATGAGTGTAATGATTAAAGGTGTGTTTGAGGAGCGTTACTCTGGGACTGgaactgagaaacacacactgaagcGTCTGGAGTCTGCTGTCCATTTCAGATGGAACCAAATAAAACAGGAAGGAGCCCAATGAGCACTTACCCTCATCCCCAGCAGCAGGAAGCCAATCTCCTCCATCAGGGGGTACTTCCTTATCTGTTGCTCACGCTTTTCCTGCGAGGCAAAGGGGTCGTAGCTGCGCTGGCCGATCTTCACGTCCATGATACAGGGCTTCTGGAAGCGGCGTGTGACATCCTCCAGCTTCAGATACAGCTCTGTGGGTCAGAACCGTTAGCATCATTACGTCATAAAAGTATCAAGAGTTCATCTTTAAACCTTCTCGTCATTGTCACGGTTCATC
It includes:
- the ipmkb gene encoding inositol polyphosphate multikinase, with translation MDSVTLEPVRAAGSPCALLNGPGSAQQHAGTRAGPLGCVPLSHQVAGHKYGVDKVGILQHPDGTVLKQLQPPPRGPRELQFYSTVYAKDCCDPCLLELQQHLPKYYSTWSSPDSPTELYLKLEDVTRRFQKPCIMDVKIGQRSYDPFASQEKREQQIRKYPLMEEIGFLLLGMRVYNVGLDSFDTYDQHYGRGLMKDTVKDGLCKFFYNGDRLRRDVITASVAKVQSILRWFEKQRQLNFYASSLLFVYEGLPSAPEDKPGTLSLQKNKGVLEYNNNIEQSLSTMYTLHKSHHPSTQDNSAWHDLLTPSDACEQETRVQELPEVEVRMIDFAHVFPSEVHDHGYIYGLRNLLKVLQQILDD